TTGTCAAATCTCCTAGTCGGTTTTGGTTGTTGAGCCTCAGGTTCTGGCTGTTTTTCGTTGGTGGTTTGCAAGTGCTGTTTTGGCTCTGTGCTCTGCTTTTGCTTGAGCAGACGTTCCTCCAAACGTTCTCTCGCCCGGTCTTCTGCTTCCTCAGCATCGGCAGCTTCTCCTAGCGAGCTCCCAAGGCATCGTTCGCCATCAAAGCCGCTGACACGCACCACACATCGGTTGCTATCGATGTGGCAAATCTCCACCTTTGTTTTCATGCCTCTGGAAGGGGGTAACCATTTCTAAGCTGTTGGGATGGATTCAGCTGCACTACCGTCACTGACGCCTCTTCTTGATGGTGTTGATCAATGGGCTGAACTGCTGCCCCTCCTCCCAGTGCTTGTGGTCTTGGAGCTGCTGCTTTCCGCTGACAATGCGATTGCTTTAGCGGCTGTAGCTCGAAAGCAAAACGATCCAATCAAGGAAAAAAAAGCACTCGACCTTGGAATTGCGATTGCTTTTTTTCTCAGGGTTGCTCTGATTTTATTGGCTCAGTGGGTGCTGGCGTTCAAGCCATTGCAATTCCTTGCTGGTGTTTATTTGCTGTGGCTTTTCCTATCCCATCTTTGGGTGAAGCCATCAGGCTCCCAGGATCCGTCTGGATCCTCTGGGCATCCACCAGCAACCTCATTCACACGAACGATCGTGGCCTTAGCCCTAACGGATCTAGCTTTTTCCGTTGATAGTGTTGCGGCTGCTGTGGCGATTAGTGACCAACTTATTCTAGTGATTACAGGTGCTTTTATTGGCGTTGTTGCCTTACGTTTTACTTCGGGATTATTTATTCGATGGCTTGAAATTTATACCCACTTGGAATCGGCTGGTTATCTTGCGGTCGCTTTGGTAGGAGTTAAGCTTATTTTAAGCCTGGTTTTCTCTGGCTTCCAACCACCCGAATGGTGGAGCCTGTTAACAGTTGCTTTGCTCATGATTTGGGGCTTTTCCGACAGGAAAGAACCCTTGGGACACGAAGTTTGATCCAATGCTTGTTGAAATGCGTCATTCCGTGACTCAGGTTCTGCTCGACCGCTTTGAGTTGACTGATCCTCCTACGCCCGGTCAATGGTTTTTTCATCAACAAACCAGTTATCTGGTCATGCAAAGGAAGCATCGCTACAAGTTGCATTCAGGTCACTATGAACTCGCATCGATTGTTTTGCTTCTAAAGCCCCAAAAACAGCCTGCTGATGCCCAATTTGTTGGTCATGGTTGGGTGATTGGAGATGCTAATTGCCGATTCAATGCGTTGACCCCTTTGCTTCGTTGTGCCGTTTTGCCTGATGGGCCATGTGATCGTTGTGTTCACCGGGAAGATCGCCTATGACCAGCCTTCGTTGGCATCCGGGTGTTCTTTTTAAGGGGCACGGAGTCGCCTCAGGTCAAGCCTTGAGCTCTGGTGCATCAGGGATCTCTCCCTACCCTAAGGGGACTATTGCGATG
The window above is part of the Synechococcus sp. WH 8020 genome. Proteins encoded here:
- a CDS encoding TerC family protein, coding for MDSAALPSLTPLLDGVDQWAELLPLLPVLVVLELLLSADNAIALAAVARKQNDPIKEKKALDLGIAIAFFLRVALILLAQWVLAFKPLQFLAGVYLLWLFLSHLWVKPSGSQDPSGSSGHPPATSFTRTIVALALTDLAFSVDSVAAAVAISDQLILVITGAFIGVVALRFTSGLFIRWLEIYTHLESAGYLAVALVGVKLILSLVFSGFQPPEWWSLLTVALLMIWGFSDRKEPLGHEV
- a CDS encoding DUF6464 family protein, with protein sequence MLVEMRHSVTQVLLDRFELTDPPTPGQWFFHQQTSYLVMQRKHRYKLHSGHYELASIVLLLKPQKQPADAQFVGHGWVIGDANCRFNALTPLLRCAVLPDGPCDRCVHREDRL